The following DNA comes from Miscanthus floridulus cultivar M001 chromosome 5, ASM1932011v1, whole genome shotgun sequence.
acttaagttatactatgataataatccggcagtacaatatgctcacaacaataagccaagtggtgctgccaaacacattgacataaagtattatgttgtgaaagataaagtccaagatcatgtcataagtcttgagcatataagtatcgaaaagatgcttgcggatcctcttacaaaaggcttaccacccaacgtgttcagagaacatgtagccgacatgggtttaagggaaagcctataatttctggataaaagaagacccaaagttaagtatctattccagaacagagtggtgcgttgtagttgttaaatctatcggtaattgaccgtgacgatgaaacatgctcgaTGCGCATAGTATGAACAGTATTTTCCAGCATGAACAGTAAAATTTTAAGTCCAGCCAAACACTGCCTAAAGCTTACCTCTACGAAGAGGTAGTGTTTTTTTAGAAAGACCTAGTTTGATTTGATATTTCTTATCATTTACCTAACATAGGcgccgttcgcgtgcccttaaacccggcttgatccgcttctatTTTCatctgaaacagtgttttcctctcacaaattcctccagatttatctagattcctccagaatttctccaagcgaacagggccataactGGTCGATAAACGTGCTTTCTTCATCATCGTGGAAAAGACTGTAAGGGCATTACCAAAATGGAAATCACACAGCAGTTTCTGCTCCGTCCACCATAACATATAAGATATCTAAATAATTCTAGGATGTACTATTTGTGGTAAGACAAATGACCCATATAACCACAAGGGGCCAggttagcgcccggacgtccgaaaTAGACGCACGCGTTCGGATGCCCGCGCATGCAGCTATGCCTGCTGCTGCGTGCCTGCGCTAGCCCGCCCGCCCACGCCTGCTGTTGCATCGCATCACTTGCCACTGCCTGCTTTGCTGCTACACCGTATCGCCTACTGCACGTGCCTCCTGCTGCCTGCTTTGCTCCTGCTCTTGCCGTATTGTGGGGACCGCCTGCGCCTactcatgaaacacttgcaacatgaaagcacttctcgcaacatatgtgtgaagcagatgaaatatttggaacatacacttgcaacatatgcaacagatagcagatgaaatatttggaacatacgcttgcaacatatgaaaTAGATaagaacatttgcaacatacatctaaagtagatgaaacattttgtatatacacttgcaatatacgtgtatagccattgcaacaattACAACATCTAGatgtacttttgcaacattcatataaAACACTTTCAACATTACCTctacaacatatgaaacattttacACATACGCTTTCAGTGCAACATTGGCGAGCGGTGCGGTGGAGGCAACCCTATGAGACGACCACGGCAGGCGGGGCACACAACACTGGGGCGAATCCGCTCGGGTGGGAGCGAGCATGGCACAGGTGGACGGGGAGCGCGGAGCGAGCGGCGTGAGCGGGAGCGAACAACGACGCTGGCGAGAGCAAGCAACAGCATCGCAAGCGGGCTAGGCGCATAAAGCGAGTGGCACAGACAGCGCGGGCGGGGTGCGCAGCACTTGCTTTGTAGCATTACCAAACCATGAGACACCATGTTACGAAACTATTGTCCCTTATGCCACGTTCCTATAAGTGGGTCTAGATAAAAATCTATCCAATCATCTTCCACCTCACACGAACCACAGGCAagcgggtgaaagctctagtttggttttggttaattgatgaaaccctaagtgctaacctagtttatcaaagtgattatgagataggtagcactactctaagtgatgaagcaatggtgaagatcatgacaatggtgatggcatggtgatgatcaaatgcttgaacttgaaaagaagaaagagaaaaacaaaaggctcaaggcaaaggtataaatagtaggagccattttgtttcggtgatcaagacacttagcgagtgtgatcacatttaggttagatatccgtactattaagaggggtgaaactcatattgaaatgtggttatcaaagtgccactagatgctctaactcattgcatatgcatttaggatctagtggagtgctaacacccttgaaaatgtttgtgaaaatatgccaacacatgtgcacaaggtgatactcttggtggttggcacatttgagcaagggttagaaacttcaccggcggagtgtccgcccgtagagtgcggacagtccgatgatgCCACcaacgccctatacagaaaagacaggggtttacagagtgaccggacgctggggtcctaagtccgatcagtagcagcagtgagcacatgtctcggtcttgtgaccggacgctggcacgaagagtgactggacgctggcagggtgcgttaggtcagtgctgacgtacgctgacgtgaggcacacagaggaaacgttgagtgaccggacgccgggtgagtccggtcaagcatgaccggacgcgtccggtcgtgaaatttcacatttggaaccttactggaaatgaccagatgctggggtcctgtgtccggtcactttctaactgacgcgtccggtcatcacttgaccgttgagatcgggcgatcggcgtttgaagccgatgacacgtggcaagcatcgggcgaccggacgctggggtcctgcgttcggtatatctgaccggagcgtccggtcaccccgtgttgtgcccagtgaaggggtacaatggctctattttgtggggcttctatttaagccccatggtcggctcaagctcactctcttagacaTTTGCAttaatatagcaaccttgtgagcttagccaaagccctcccactcatctccatctttgtttcatcatcattgtgagattgggagagaatccaagtgcattgcttgagtgattgcatctagtggcacttggcattcgtgtttcgctgtgggattcacttgttactcttggtggttgccgccacctagatggcttggagcagcgaggatcgttgagcggaggttggtgattgtctctggctccgatcgtggtgattgtgaggagtcttgtgccttccccggcggagagccgaaaggtaactctagtggattgcttgtgtcattgagttacctcacttgtgggtaggttcttacggtgtctgattgtgtggacgaggttcgtgcaacacctcttagccgccgaaccaccaagtgttggtcgacacaacggggactagcgtaccggcaagcatgtgaacctcgggagaaaaattggttgtctcttgccctttggtattctttcgatgattgatttagtatttatCTAGTAATTGGTTTactcctctacacagcggtataatcaccctactcactcatttatattcttgcaaactagttgtggcaagctctttagtgtagttagaattgagagcttgctttgttattttaagttcatctagtggagctctttagagtagcaaaattgagagctcttagtgagtagtaacattgcaagttgtgtgccaagtaatcattgcaactagaattgttggataggtggcttgcaacccttgtagagctagagcaagtttgcatttcgctatttgtcatactaatcaaattgctctagttaatttatagatttttaaataggctattcacccccctcctctagccatattagaactTTTCAGCGGGGGTGAAGGGTCGGTAATTCGATATGAGGTCGATGGTGAGCAACTTAAGCGCCGACGGCTAGCGACTCGGGAGCGGGATGGCGGCGATGGCCACTATGTGTGGGCGGCGGCTGGCTCGAGCGGTGGTGCACACGGTCTGCGCGTTGTTGCTGCTTGGCGGTAGTGACCGAATGATGGTGCGGGGACGCTGCTATGCAAGCGTCTAGCACGACGCGCTATGTATCCGGCCTGCGGCCGCCGGCATTAGGCAAGAACGAGTGGGGCGCCAGACGGAGCGGAACTGCGGCACGGGTGCGCTTCTACATGAGGAGGCGTCATGCGCCTTGAGGCAGTGGCGCATGAGTTTTCGATTTTGGAGCTAGcatggctcgttaccacgagcatgcgctcccacaggtcctaaGTCCACCGGAGCTAGATGTGGGACTTCACACCCAACAagaatctcccccttagtcacacatcggggtgtccCCGCcatatatgtgacgctcgagatttttttttaTCGTGTTTAGCTTTTCTTGACCAtgggctccaataccaattgttggaaccggtggtggccaccgagttctcgatcttggagctggcttgcagccggccaggctcgttaccatgagcctgcgctcccataggtcccaggtccaccggagctacaacatataagaccATGGGCTTTACTCAACCAAAAAGACTAGTCTGATAGGTGGGGTTCtctcgccttatatgttgtgctcctccaCGATCGCTATACGatatgggactaaaccccaacaacaACTAGAACATGCCCTCtagacgacgtcgacgtcgacaTCGACGAAGTCAGTCCATGGCTGGCGACGGGAGGCTTCTCCTCCTCTATCGATGCCAACTCTAACCAGAAGAATCCCGACGGAGACGACTAAAACCATGCTGGCCTATCAAGGTGGCTTTGGATTATGTCTTCTCACCTCGATGCACAGGAATGCCAGGTTTCTTCCTTAAAAAAGGTTTGTTTGTTTTCCCTATATTtaatttggcttatgctaatgagagaaaaatattgttcattcacTGAGAAGTATTGttgaagtagttcaagcgaacacaaccgggccctgtttgtttcgctaaaatttggcttatgctgatttgttgtgagagaaaaacaatgttcgttCGCTAAAAAGTAAGCAAATCGCTTACGTGGCATGATAATTAATGCACTAAAAAATTATGACAGTAGTTCATGCATTGAGAGTGCTATAAGGAGAAATCAGTCAGAAGAGATAAGTCATATATGCTAGTCACACGCAAAAGTCACACGTGTAATCCAAGAGGGTAGATTAACGCAAATCGCTTACGTGACgtgataattaattaattagaAATTATAGCAGTTTATGCATTCAGAGTGCTATAAGGAGAAACCAATCAAAAGCGATACGTCATATCTGCCGCTACTAATGTCACCCGTGAAAGACACGTGTAATCCAAGAGGGTAGACTAGCaggaaacataaatatatttatatGTAACGTGGACCTTAGAATTGCATGCTTTTCTTAAACTAACATTAAAGTAGATATGGTAGCTCAAATTTTGGCACATTGGTTCGACTCTGAATCCGGCCACCTTAGACACATTAGTTTCCGCTTATAATCGGATCCTCGTTAGAAAAAAGAAAAGTGAAAAACTCACCAAATGGTTTGATCATTTTTGCTTTTTCTTGTCACTATTTCAAAACTTTGAAATAGTACGATCGATAATAAAAAACCTCTCCACAGTACGATGATTATAGCGAAAACAAACAGTGATCCTTATCAACTTTCTCTAACAAAAAAGAGCACTTGCTCAGGCGATTTGGCTCAAAGTCCAATCGAATTCAGTAACATTGCCGAAACGCCTAAACGGGGCCAACTCGTTTGCATGGCAACATATTAGGACCCTGTTTgcctgatttttttttctattcccACGTTTTTTCACTGAAATTGAGTAATTTCTGTGAAATTTCATAGAGTTTCTATGAGATCTTCCATGATGGTGTTCTTAGGATTTGATTTCTGGCTTCTGCAGCTACAGTGTAGGCATGATTCCTGGCTCCTGAATTTACTCCAGTCTTCACATTGGATCGATCAACAAAATTCAGTCAGTTCAATACATGAAACCATCTACACGTATTTACAAAAGTTCCATATATACACGGTGCCCAACTGAAAATTGAAATGCTTGCCTATAGTTACAAATGGCATCTAACTGAATCAATCTCTCTATGTAGAACACAACACAACGCAGTGCTACATGTACTACACTAGTACATGATCGCTATAGAAATGAATCACTCTGTCACCACAAGGCCACAACGAAATTACGATGCATGCATATACTAGTATCTTCAGGCCTGCAAAACTGCGCGATTCTCGGTCGCCATCCAGCCGCGCCATTTCGCCGTTTCAGCTAGCTTTGTAATGACGGAGCAGAGGCCCCCGCCATCTGCTGAACCCAGTAATCCGCCAAGAACGTCTTGGCGGCGTCCAGGCTGGGGTAGTAGGGCGGCTCGAGGAACATCTGGGCGAGCGGATCCGTCCCCTCCGCCGGCACGAACAGCGCCCGGTTGCCCGACGCCTCCGCCGTGCCCATCACCGCCGCCACCAGCTGCCGGTACGCGAAGAAGAATCCTCTCACGGCCACCTCTACTGCTTGGAAGGCCTGGAGCAGCTCCACCTTGCCTGCCTCCTCACCCTCACCGCGCCTACGGCTGTGGTAGAGCTTCATGGCCGCCTCCTGCACCCGTGGGCCGCCGTTGGGGTCCGCCTCGACACCGAGCACCCAGGGCACACGCTTCTTGAGGTCCCTAGTGGTGTTAGCGACGTGCAGGAGCGCCCTGGACCGGAAACAGAACGACGCGTCAGACCCCGGAGCCGCCCGTACAGCGAGCTGGCTCTTGAGCCGCAGGAAGTCGTCCGGGTCCATCAGCAGGTGGAGGTCCTCGACGTCGGCGAGCAGCTTCCACACGCGCTCCAGGATCCAGCAGTCGCTGGCCGCCGCCTCCCAGTTCTTGGCTTCGATCCGTTCGTTGAGGCGGGTGAGGAGCTGCGACGCGGCGCGCAGCCATGACTCGAGTATCTGGTACATGGTGAACAGCGTCTCGAGCTCCCGGTTGCGGTAGCCGGACTTGGGCTCCGGCGCCGGCTTGGGCTTGAGCGCGTGCAGCTCGTGCGGGCGCACGACGCGGTCGTACTGGAGCACGGGCTTGCCGGCGAGGTTGGGCTCGCCGAGGCCGAGCGTGAAGGCGCAGCCCTGCATCTGGCTCTCGATGGCGTACATGATCTTGGCCGCGAGCGTCTCGGACTTGTCCCACGCGGCGAGGCGCGGGAGCAGGCTGGCCTCGCTGGCCTGGCACACGACGGCCGCGGCGCTCCCGGGCAGTTGCCACACCTCGGACGCGCTGCGCTCCCGCGGGAGCACGCCCCCGGAGGCGCTCAGCTCGGCGAGCGGCGCGCTCCGGTCGCCCTCGCAGAGCGCAGACACCAGCTCCACCTCCCGCGCCGCGAGGGACTCGAGCTGGCGCGCGAGCTCGCGGCGGCTGGCGTACCCGCGCGGGTCGGACAGCGCGAGGGACACGAAGCGGAAGGTGACCTCGAGCGCCTGCAGCGCCGGCTTGACCAGGCCCTCGCCCGCCCACTCCGGGAAGCACCCTGCCTTCCACAGGCCCGACAGCTCCGGCAGGCGCAGGTACTGCTCGTACGCCTCGGCCGCGGACGCGTCCTGCACCCTCAGAACggtcgacgacgacgaggaggatggCGCGCACGGCTTGTCGTCCCGCCGCACCGGCGAGACCGAGGACAGCTTGGGCGTTGCCATTCCAGCTCCAGTAGTTGAACTCTCAGAGGTGTACGTTTGCTTTTCAAATTCCTCCTACGGGACTGAGGTCGATTGATTATCAGGTTCTTGTTTTGAGTTTGGCCTCGAGAACGAGGAGGGGAAGGCATGCTTTATAGCGAGTGCTCCGCTGGCTGCTGGGTTCGATGGCGGGGCCGAGACGCCGAGTTGAGGTGGAGGACAGGAGGAGCGTGGCCTGGCGTGTGGACCCGGGCCACTGTGCGGGTTTGCAACCTGTTCCTAAATTTTTAGTTAGAACATTTTTTTTTTCATATCAAATTAGTCAACCGTAATAATTTATAATCGTATCGATCGTTTGGGTCCCGACCGAACATACTGTTGAAACGGCGGAGTCCGGAAAACCGCGGGGTGCGCGCGCATGCCAGCGTGGGCTGGGGTGGGGTACTACGCTGGAAGGCAATAAGGTCTCATTTAGTTCTAAAAAGTTttctaaaaaagtgctacagtagccattacatcgaatcttacaatatgtgtatggagcattaaatatagacgaaaaaaaactaattgtacagtttggttgaaaatcgcgagacgaacgttttgagcctaattagtccatggttgaatactaattgccaaataaaaacaaaagtgctacagtagccaaattttcaaATCCTCCAACTAAACACAACCTAAATTAGGCTGTCTCGAGTTGATGACTCGTACGGAGACGTAAACTCAAAATAAATTGTAGATGGTACAGTACCAGCTCCAACAAAATACATATATGTGAGATCCATTTTATGTTACACTAGAGGCACAATataaatatgagtatcctctttTCTGTAGACTCATTTGTAGAAATGGTTCTTTTTTAGGTTCTGTTGTTGAAAAAGATAAATAATATGTATTAAATTCTTTACCTATATCGTTACTCAAACATAAAATAGATCTTTTATTTTGGATTAAAGATAGCCTTAGCACGAAAAGGAACATTGAAGAATGGGTTTACGAGCTTATCCGCAGGAGCAGCAGCTGATGGTGCGCTTCTGCCGCCCGGGTCGCGATGTTTTCTCGTGTTCGGCCCGCGCACGCCGCTGTATTTTACGGAAGAACGCGGCAGTCTCCATCCGGCGTCGGACGGCAGCAAAAGGTTCTCCGAACACTCCAGTATTATTCTTTTTCTAATCCACGAATGGTATCGACATTCGAGTATAAAGGTACGTTTGGTTcgctagtagctactaaatttagtagtttttaatcattttagtaattttttaaccaaatactatgactaaaagctactaaaagagttttagtcatctctagtaactttggagttactaaaagtgactaaaccgtttagtagccACTAAaatttagtagctcgaaccaaacaccctctaaacTTCCTTTACTCTTCTTCAACTGTAGGCAATTTCTATATCTATTGGAAAGGCAGTATCAGTTTCTTCTGAATGACGTGATGAGTGTACAGTGTATGTAACTTTGGTCGGCAATGCCGTGGAGGCGTAAGTTTGATTGGCGGTCGGGACTTAAATTACCTGCATAGATGTAACTTTCATTTATTTATAGGTAACT
Coding sequences within:
- the LOC136453574 gene encoding nematode resistance protein-like HSPRO1 yields the protein MATPKLSSVSPVRRDDKPCAPSSSSSSTVLRVQDASAAEAYEQYLRLPELSGLWKAGCFPEWAGEGLVKPALQALEVTFRFVSLALSDPRGYASRRELARQLESLAAREVELVSALCEGDRSAPLAELSASGGVLPRERSASEVWQLPGSAAAVVCQASEASLLPRLAAWDKSETLAAKIMYAIESQMQGCAFTLGLGEPNLAGKPVLQYDRVVRPHELHALKPKPAPEPKSGYRNRELETLFTMYQILESWLRAASQLLTRLNERIEAKNWEAAASDCWILERVWKLLADVEDLHLLMDPDDFLRLKSQLAVRAAPGSDASFCFRSRALLHVANTTRDLKKRVPWVLGVEADPNGGPRVQEAAMKLYHSRRRGEGEEAGKVELLQAFQAVEVAVRGFFFAYRQLVAAVMGTAEASGNRALFVPAEGTDPLAQMFLEPPYYPSLDAAKTFLADYWVQQMAGASAPSLQS